Below is a genomic region from Cotesia glomerata isolate CgM1 linkage group LG5, MPM_Cglom_v2.3, whole genome shotgun sequence.
taatttttctttagcaATAGTAGCAAGACCAACTTTTGACATATTGGTTCTACCTAATTCTCCGCTAATCCACTCTCCTATTTTAATaagttcatttaaattaacatcTGTATTAAATCCTTGCTCACTGAGTAAATAAAGAAGATCTTCAGTAGCTAAATTTCCAGACGCGCCAGCAGCATAAGGACACCCTCCAAGTCCAGCTACCGACGCGTCAAATATTCTTACTCCGTATTCAAGACTCGCATAAGTATTTGCAAGAGCTTGGCCATAAGTATCATGACAATGAAGAGCGAATTCTTCGAAATTGCCTAGCTTAGAAAGatgttttatttcatttaagatatttattatttttttaggcgTACCCACTCCAATAGTATCACCAAGTGATATTTCATAGCACCCTAGCTGCAACATTGCATCTGCAACCTTCGCAACAGCTGACGCTTTAATATTTCCTTCATACGGACACCCTGCTATACACGAAATATAACCACgtgtttttatattatttttctgcgCTTCTAGTATTACTTCTTTAAATCTCTTAATACTTTCTTCAATTGAACAGTTTATATTTCTGTGGGAAAAAGACTCAGAAGCTGCTCCGAAAATTGCTATCTCTTTTACGCTAACTTCTAGAGCACTTTGTAAGCCTTTTAAATTAGGAACTAAAACCGGGTAATTTATACCAGTTTTTTTGTCTATACTTTTAAATACTGTTGCATTGTCTTGCATTTGTGGAATCCATTTAGGAGAAACAAAACTTGTAGcttcaattgtttttaatcCTGTTTGGGATAATTTGTTGatcaattctatttttattgaactaggtaaaatttttttttcattctgtAAACCATCTCTTGGTCCTACTTCAACAACTTTGACATAattactgaatttttttgcatGATTTCGGACATtaagtattatttttcttaataacaTTTTGGAGtctgtaaagaaaaattttatattaattacttaaaaaaaaatttaataacattcaagttagctgtcacttgaccaatttgtaattttacttaacaattaaattaattctaaaaaattgtatttttttctaatttctacatgttaatttttttttctttttttctttttgccataatttactttttaacaaaagttctaaaaattattaaatatctgctaaattaatttttataaaaatttaattaaaaaattccacatgtgaaaattaataaaattataattaataaaattatacgggaacatttttagaagaatttttttattgtaattgattagttaaaaaaattttttaaaattgacagctgacggctaacttcagtatgataaataaattatagttttattttttgtcacCACGCGGCGACACTGtcgacaataataataataataattattattattgttgaattgtttgtgtatttttttcgtGTACTAAATTGATAAAGTAGacaaatgttataaaaatattaaaataaactaaaaaaaagatGTTTCCTGCATACGTACATTTATCAGCTTACGATcgtcacaaaaaaataatcaatgattattttttttacaaaggAGGCTCTGCGCTAAATCTTAAACGAGACACGTAAGTTAACCAAGTAAGAcgtcatatttttacatatgtagataattatgatttattaattacataacGTTCTGTTTATCATTTGGAAGTATTGGGTATACTTATCTGGTTAGCCGAGAGGAAAAAATAgtgataacaaaatataaaaatatggtttGTAACCTTAATTTAAACAGCTCTTGATCTTTCGGAACGTTTTTCGAGGTCCCGGCGCAAAACTGATTATGATGTCATCAAGGAGAATCACAGATTTCTTTGGGACGAGGAAGAGGATACTCCTGACACTTGGGAAGCTCGGCTTGCCAAAAAGTATTACGATAAATTATTCAAGGAATATTGTATTTGTGACTTGACTTACTATAAATACAACAAggtttgttattaaaattaatttagcagatatttaagaatttttttaacaaataaattatggaaaaaaaataaacatgtggaaattttaataaattaaaaattcaaatttttcaaaacaaatttgtttgttaaaaaaaaaaattaaaaaattatcaagactgctaatttttatctcatagatttatgataattaatttagcaaatgtttgacaattttaagaatttttttaataaataaatggcaaaaaaaaaattagaaaattaaaattgacatgtagaaaatttaataaattaaaaatgctatttttgaaaattaatttttttaaacaaatttttccattaaataaaactgataAATTGTCaagactgctaactttaatgtcatagttttataaaaaattaatttagcaaatatttgacaattttaagaattttcttaacaaataaattatgacaaaaaaaattagaaaataaaaattgacttaaagaaattttaataaattaaaaatgcaatttttttaaaacaaatttttacattaaataaaagtggaaaattttttatttttttcaaaaaaatattttttaaataattatagttgCAATAATacttaacatttatttttattaaggtGGCATTAAGATGGAGAACAGAGCAAGAAGTGGTTGTAGGAAAAGGTCAATTTGAATGCGGgagtaaaaaatgcaaaattaAGGAAGGATTAAAGTCCTGGGAAGTTAATTTCGGCTATGAAGAGCaaggagagaaaaaaaatgctttagttaaattaagtatgtcatcaaaatttatttatcaatttaattacctaaaattcatttttttttttttatttatttcgtcttctaatataattttaaaaaattgaaaaatttttttttgtattattaggATTATGTTCTGAATGttcagataaattaaattatcactcTCAGAAGAAACAAGTTCATAGGAAGAAAAAAGGATTGAAACGTTTGGGTACGACGTCGGATAAATACGAGACTCAATCTACTGCATCGAGTTCAACAAACAATCAAGATCAAGATGAAATAAAAGTAGAACCAGATGAAGAAACTAAAGAAGATTCAGGAAAAAAAGAGGAGGAAATTTGGAAGAATAATCCTTCagaaagtattgaaaagtccCGCGAAGAAGAATTTGAAGAATATCTCGCTGATCTTTTGTTGtaaataatgtaattaatttttattcttatagtttttaaataaatataattaaaacacatatttatttacttgaaatattttattcttcaAAACTATATtgcaaacaattttttaactgattacttgaaaaaattttgaatcttaattttatttaacgctataaacttatttaagattaagtttaaagtattttatttatctatttaaacTAACTATGTgtatacataaaaattcacaattttatcttctatttgtatgaaactttttcaacaattttataattaaaactaaagtataattttaaacttcaaaaTATGAGCATTTGCACCAAAAATGGCAAgcttaattacaattattgaacaataattatacattttattcataaattaaaatgtataagataaatataataattgaatttaaaaaaaaaaaaaaaaaaaattttttttaatatttaccaattcaatttttaaattccatatatttacataaagtatgtattataatttgtaacaaaattgatgatttaattaattaattaattgttacgGGTAGTTGACCAACATTACAAGTATTGTcttcaaatgttaaaaattagaaaaaaaaatgttaacaataaatttgactgaaataattaataaataccttgattataattaattattaggcaCCTTTTAAATCTCAACATTTTTCTGCTAGTAAAAACTATAAAGTTCgttgtatttaaaatgatgataGTTAACAACAAGATATTTACAGTGTTTAATAACCAGtgttaataaaatagtcagttaataataataaaagaaaagctAGATAATAAAAACGCGAATTATTAGtttcaaaaaatgataaaataatcaatttaacatTATTCAAACTAACTATAACTTAGTTTTAGCTACTTCAGTCTCTGATTGTGCCTCTACAAAAGTTTGTCCGAGAATTCTACAGCTCAAACAAGTAGATACTTCAAAAACGATGTATTGTTTGTaactttagtttttttatgaattactATCGATTTTTTTTGATGATCTTGACGGATTTTGTTTCTGAGAGTCACTGTCCTCGTCACTACAATCTTCATCGTGTGTGTGAGTGACATTGCGAGGTGTTTCTGGTCTCGCATGCGGAATCGGATTGATTTCTGTTTCAAAAgacttctgaaaaaaaataatacaatatctaaaaatattaattctaaTAAATCTGGATATAAAGGATTggcgaaaattaataaatcaaaattaccttgtatcttgtgaactattgacatttttaaaggtacaagctcatcccgacattacactcatcgagacctttcatttgagtacctacatcaatttttcatatattttatatattatatatataaatatatgaaaaattgatgtggatactcaaatgaaaggtcttgaagagtgtaacatcgggatgagtttatatctttaaaaatgtcaatagttaagaaaatacactgcaatttaacaaatatcttgtgaactattgacatttttcaagatgtaagctcatctcgacattacactcatcaagacctttcatttgagtacccacatcaatttttcatatatttcatatatttatatatattatatatataaatatatgaaaaattgatgtgggtacccaaatgaaagctcttgatgagggtaacatcgggatgagcttatatctttaaaaatgttaacagttaagaaagtacagtgcaacttaacattattaagaaatgaccttgtatcttgtgaactattgaaattttttaagatataagctcatcccgatgttacactcatcaagaccttttatttgagtacccacatcaatttttcatatatttatatatattatatatgtatatataaaaaatatatcaaaaatgcatgtgggtacttaaatgaaaggtcttgatgagtctaacatcgggatgagcttatatctttaaaaatgtcaatagtaaaaaaagtacagtgcaatttaacaaaattcgttatttaataaagcaaaattttagttatttatagttcacaattcacatagttaaataaataaaataaataatatttacagcCATAATAGCGTTTTGTTCCTCATCTTCATCGTTGAGTTTGAACGTCCGAGATCTACTGATCATTGGAGTTTCCATAACAAAGCGTTGCTCGTGAGCAACTGTGCTTTCATGTGGcatctaatttaaaatattaatttataattcaagtACAAAGAGATTAAAGTGatctatatataaaaaaaaaaaaatattttattattaaacttacTAGCATTGCCGGCGCACGAAACATGTATGAGAACGGATAATAGATAAGATTAAGAAAGGTCGCTGCGTAAAGATCAGCATATCTAACAACTTGACTGCTGAAAAATGTTTGTCTACTTCCACTTCTGAACAATGAGCCCATCATACCATAAGCCAAATCCATTTTGTGCGTAACATCTCTAATAGAAGCCCGTAGTTTCGAAATATCAGGCTTTTCATTAGTACTACTGTCTAAATTTCTACGATAAtataaaacgaaaaaataaattataatcaatgattattattgaaaaatgaattaaataataaataacaatgataatttaattttttaaatatcaattcaTAACATACTTGTACATTTCTCCGAGCATAACATCAAGATTTTGTAATTCTGCGAATAATTGACATTTATCAGTCCAGACGTGTAATTCTTGAACCAATTCAGGGACAATAAGAAAAGTTCTCCAACCGCggatttttttactctttaaAATATCTCCAAAAATGTGATCTCCGATGTAGAGAACGTCTTTTCCCTTAGCTCCGATCATTTCAGTAAAAACATCGCATGATCCACCTGAATAGACTTCacctataaataaaaaacgacTGAATTAATCTATGAATTATGGATTAGATAAAACCTTGTTGAGTAAATATAGTTCTTGTGCTGGGGTGATTTATTATGTTGGAATATACCATTAGAAATGGTAATTACCAGTGTGAAGTGGTCCTTTGTGGGTTCCTAGCTTTAACGCGCCGGTTTTTGTATTGACTTGTCGTAAAATAGTGCCTTCACCAAAAAATAATGGCTTGTTAGCGTCAACTACTATAGTATCGAAATAAGTTTTCCAATCTCTGTGAGGCTCATGGGGCtgtaatgtaatttaaatattattcatttatttatttatttatttattgcacaAAAACGTCGATCGACAGTgtacattatttataacaatcaatttttttaagtaactaGAGAATCAAACGCGCTTTGCGCGCTTCCGTCGAAATGTTTGTTATCgacaatttaataatcaatatttttacaaatttaactctttaatatttaaccattgacatagtaaccgttgctatggtgacagttgctatggtaaccgttgctatggtaatcgttgccatagtaaccgtttCTATGGTTATCattgccatagtaaccgttgctatggtaatcgttgccatagtaaccgttgctatggtaatcgTTGTTATAGTAACCATTGCCAAAGTGGTCACCATAGcaacgaaaagcgacaacaatgaaaacgtcacatcaactttttaataaaggatatttgaatgtaatataatgaggccaaaaatgaaagtaaaaataaaaataaaaaacaaagtaAATTAGAATGGAATATGTGATATTATGAATatattagttatttaatattgtttttttttttatcttggttattattaataatttttaaattttaaataatttttttagaattaaaaaaattttccagtgataaaaaacttgaaaaactataattgtaatttttttttaatattttttaagtttttttttaataaataaaaaaaaaattttttttaattaaaaacgtcggctaattttagtattaaaaatattatgatactaaaatttagacatctgataattttcagaattttttttaataaataaattaaattaaattatacaaaaaaaaatcatttataaaattgaatctttagaagctttaaaaaattataactgcaattttttaaaagtgattTTCTAGACTtagtatattaaaaaaaaaaataaaataattgtcacacgttttactataaattataataataattatggttTATAACATACCCTTGCACCATGtggaaaatcaaataaataagtcataattttattagtaaaattataGTCGCTGTTTGTAAGGAGAAAAACTTTAGCGCCACTTTCGCGTATCCTAGTTAAAAACATTGGCAATCTTTCGTCCTTTTTAACATATTCATCAAGATTTTCAATAGTTTTTGATTTTAGATCCCCTTGAATATGTATCCAGTCAACTGCATTTCTTACATCTTGAAAAATACTCTTGAAACTCATTGTAAGCTCACCCTCTTTTACTCCCGTTTTCTCACGCGAGAACTGGGGCGAATTGGTAAAAAAATCTATGAGACATGCTAGCAAGTAGGTTTCTGGTAAATTGAATAACGTGTTCAACACGTAAACACGTGATTCATCTAACTGGAGAAATTTATTAGGATACAATTCGTATACTTGagagctgaaaaaaaaattttaattattatttaattagataaagttaaaaaatatttttaaatattatttaattagtcaaaaaatatttttcgactaattaaataatatttaaaaatatttttttaattattatttaattagttaaatttaaaaaatatttttaaatattatttaattagtaaaaattaaaaactaatttattattaaataaattacttactgctttaaaaattcaaacccATGAACGCAAACAAGAATATTTCCATAAGCATCTACTTTAAGAAGATTACCATATTGTGTATCAAACCATAATCCTCGAACTGGAAAACTCGGATCATATTCAAAAGCACGTATCTCTTGCGGGTAGCCCAGGGAAATTAGGCGCTCTTTAAGTAAATCAAAACCCAATTGCTCGTACTGAGGTGATTTATATTCCGCTAGAGTATAGTCCATATCAAatccataaaatttaatgttctCTAAATGGAGACTTCTGTTGacgaaaattctaaaaaaaaaaaaataaataaattattaaattgattaatgatactgaataaattaaaatatattttattatatatatttatagcttcaatttagtaataaatttatgtctaagtatgaattatttatgataCACAGATATTATCTCTATTTTAGACAATCAATTCATAAATTCAGTCTAACCGGAACTTTAATAAACcgattatttgattattatttgggaagaaatttttttaatgcttaaaattatatttttataagtaaaattaattaaaataaaaattttcaatttaataattttgtacaaaaatttaattgaaaatttttttacaaaaaaattacacaccaaattatttaataataataataataaccaaaaaatttaataaagtttaaaataaattttttttttagttacttgaagaaaaaattttttttaatgaaaatttatttaaaaatgtgtaattaatttttgcgaaacaataaaaaaataaaaaaacttactcATTAGGAACAGAACGTTTAGATACCATATTTAGCaccttaataattaatgtaaaattttttttaatgttaccgcaaaaaattaaataattgattgatttAACAGATAAGAATTATCTCGAATCGTtacaataaatacttattttattcatacataaaattacgtgatgaaataattattgaaaggAGATAAGCCTATCAACATGTgagttaataaaatgaattatatcaataaataaaataaaataaaataagtagaATGTAAAATATAGAATGAAGTTTACTAGCACCGGGTCTAGTCTCTACTGATATGAATTGCTTCGCGCGTACGACTGGTCTCAATAAATGTAATGAAAGTTATCCTAGACGTGGGGAGTCGATGAGTTATACTTGCAACGAATCGCAGGAAATCATCATCAACTTTATGAGAGGGAGAACGAGTTTCAAGTGCTGTCttaatgttgaaaattcattttattaatataagaCATTGCTGATAAATCTTTCGATTATTTGCTCATTGAATtatgtagaaaaattttaatgagtcATTAAAgactaatattaatataacagAATTTTATCCGGTTTTCTTTTAGTTTGCAATATTATCGCTTAAGTATTACattagatttaattaattattggcaattaatttttatatgtttataacttgtcaaacaaaatttatttgttaatttgtaattcaataaaaaaatatcaaataatttttttaacaaaaattttgaatgataatctataaaaaatctttttttcagtaaaaaaattgcataaaaatttacaaaaattttaattaaaattcaataaaaaatattaaataattgttgtaataaaaatttataaaaaatcttttttttagtaaaaaaattccataaaaatttacagaaatttcaataaaaaatattaaataatttttgtaacaaaaattttgaataaaaattgataaaaaatctttttttcagtaaaaaaattgcataaaaatttacagaaatttttttttaacaaaagttttaaatataaaataataaaaaattttttaatgcaaaaatttaaataaattttttatgtaaaaaattattgaatagtttttttttaacaaaagttttataaaaaattattttgaataaaaatttacataaaaatgttcaaaaatttaatttttactcaaatttattaatgtaaaatcTTAAGATAGATATTATGTATGTAAATTTGTCTGTTTCTAAACTAAGAAaaaggtttaataaaaaaaaaaattcttataaattaaatataaatctataCAATAAATCTTAAGTATTAATTCTCGAATTGGCAATAATTCTAAGCCTTTTCTACCATCAACCTTGTAAGATATTTCTGGTTTCGAAGTATATTAAGATTAATGATAGACACACGAAATTCTTGTGAAAACCAATTAAGTCGTGTAAGGTCAAGAGAATTTACCCACGTGATTAGTATCGCACTTaatgtttaattatattttatatttatactttgtTTATTAGTTTACAAAAACTCGGAAAAATAAGCGACggatttcattttaattataaacgtAAGATCGATATTAGCATTCATTTAATTACGGACGTAATTGACATTTAAATGCTTCTGTGATATATTGAATTAATGCATGGATGAgcgatttaattaaaaaagataaatataagTTACATTTTGTCTTCAATATATTGATGGGAAGTTTAAGACTGTAAATTCAAggtataattaatatttagtaaaaaattacatcttttttaaaaatatcaaatcgTGTGCAATCGTTAGAGGTTTTTATGTTGGATTTAcgccaaaataataaaaacatctGGAGAAATATCATTTCCTTCTTCCATGTTTTTAACCTTGagcagtttttaaaaaattttaaattcatctAAAGCTCTTGGCATTGATAGAAATTGATTTTCTTCAAGAGTTTTacgcttaaaattttttttcaatttttacattaaatttttaatattaaaaaaaattttccactaaattgaagagtaaaaattaaaaaaaaaaaatttttttaaaagttaatttcaagaaaaataaaaaaattaatctaaaacattaaaaaataaaatcaatttttttttttttaatttttagattaaatttttagtattgaaaaatttttttgaatattaaaaaaaatcttccactaaatttaaagtaaaaattaaaaaataaattttttttttttttaattcattttaagaaaaataaaaaaaattgatctaaaacattaaaaaatattttttttcaatttttaaattaaatttttaatattaaaaaattttttttaatagtaaaaaaaatctttcactaaatttaaaagtaaaaattaaaaaataaattttttttcaaaattaatttcaagaaaaataaaaaaattaatctaaaacattaaaaaataaaatcgattttttttttttcaatttttagattaaatttttaatatttaaaaaatctttcactaaattaaaaaataattttttttttaagttaattttaagaaaaataaaaaaaaattgatctaaaaaattaaaaaataaaatcattgtattaaaaataatttaaacaatattaattatgttaaaaatttttagaccaattattaaaattttattacctgTGACTAAGTTCTCGTTTATAAGGATTACGGGCCCCATCACCCCAACTAACAAAGTCTTGTTCGTCtctgtcatttttattaaaacgttCATCACTGGCATGTACATTGTCAAGAACACTGGGACCGTACTTTTCTATACCGCTACTCATGTTCTCCATTACTCAGTACTCTAATttagatattaataaattctattctcGAACAACTTAACAAGAGAccgaaattataaattattttaaatacaataatttgtattttaattttgattcttatttaaattttgattcttCAAGTAGTTATGTCacttattgatataattattattcaacaccaacaataaatgtttacacactgaaaaaagttgaaaaatagTTTTCTCAAGTTCAAttgagttaaataattaaaatattgtttgtaaaaatataatgtcGACCGTGTTATTGGCGCGTCGCCACTGGAATGATATTTTTCTTGGTGATactaagaataaataaatacatatatctTTCGTATAAAAGTGTGTATCAATACAGTAAAACCAAACAGACAGATAAGACGCAATCACTAAAAGGTCATCATacgcatttattttatcattaaaaaatatttttatacgtGGCCTGATGCTAATTTAACATTAAGTGGAACAAAGTATGTTTTCCAAATGAAAGTCTTCGTACTGTTACTGACctcataattaaaatttttgtaagttttaatagaataatctaatggctaatttaatttttttttttttttttttaattaaatcaaatatttttttgaagtaaat
It encodes:
- the LOC123266308 gene encoding cytosolic purine 5'-nucleotidase isoform X1, translated to MKGSTFVIRGITKFRVLPWCSYVPEAKNNHQRRTTQYTAPRTYSSVAVIDEKSEHTPTANSKRPYIRPSIIRQLIMDLENCNSRDDDGSSHHEDPSGHKKWYRQASQRIFVNRSLHLENIKFYGFDMDYTLAEYKSPQYEQLGFDLLKERLISLGYPQEIRAFEYDPSFPVRGLWFDTQYGNLLKVDAYGNILVCVHGFEFLKHSQVYELYPNKFLQLDESRVYVLNTLFNLPETYLLACLIDFFTNSPQFSREKTGVKEGELTMSFKSIFQDVRNAVDWIHIQGDLKSKTIENLDEYVKKDERLPMFLTRIRESGAKVFLLTNSDYNFTNKIMTYLFDFPHGARPHEPHRDWKTYFDTIVVDANKPLFFGEGTILRQVNTKTGALKLGTHKGPLHTGEVYSGGSCDVFTEMIGAKGKDVLYIGDHIFGDILKSKKIRGWRTFLIVPELVQELHVWTDKCQLFAELQNLDVMLGEMYKNLDSSTNEKPDISKLRASIRDVTHKMDLAYGMMGSLFRSGSRQTFFSSQVVRYADLYAATFLNLIYYPFSYMFRAPAMLMPHESTVAHEQRFVMETPMISRSRTFKLNDEDEEQNAIMAKSFETEINPIPHARPETPRNVTHTHDEDCSDEDSDSQKQNPSRSSKKIDSNS
- the LOC123266308 gene encoding cytosolic purine 5'-nucleotidase isoform X5 — protein: MVSKRSVPNEIFVNRSLHLENIKFYGFDMDYTLAEYKSPQYEQLGFDLLKERLISLGYPQEIRAFEYDPSFPVRGLWFDTQYGNLLKVDAYGNILVCVHGFEFLKHSQVYELYPNKFLQLDESRVYVLNTLFNLPETYLLACLIDFFTNSPQFSREKTGVKEGELTMSFKSIFQDVRNAVDWIHIQGDLKSKTIENLDEYVKKDERLPMFLTRIRESGAKVFLLTNSDYNFTNKIMTYLFDFPHGARPHEPHRDWKTYFDTIVVDANKPLFFGEGTILRQVNTKTGALKLGTHKGPLHTGEVYSGGSCDVFTEMIGAKGKDVLYIGDHIFGDILKSKKIRGWRTFLIVPELVQELHVWTDKCQLFAELQNLDVMLGEMYKNLDSSTNEKPDISKLRASIRDVTHKMDLAYGMMGSLFRSGSRQTFFSSQVVRYADLYAATFLNLIYYPFSYMFRAPAMLMPHESTVAHEQRFVMETPMISRSRTFKLNDEDEEQNAIMAKSFETEINPIPHARPETPRNVTHTHDEDCSDEDSDSQKQNPSRSSKKIDSNS
- the LOC123266308 gene encoding cytosolic purine 5'-nucleotidase isoform X3; translated protein: MENMSSGIEKYGPSVLDNVHASDERFNKNDRDEQDFVSWGDGARNPYKRELSHRIFVNRSLHLENIKFYGFDMDYTLAEYKSPQYEQLGFDLLKERLISLGYPQEIRAFEYDPSFPVRGLWFDTQYGNLLKVDAYGNILVCVHGFEFLKHSQVYELYPNKFLQLDESRVYVLNTLFNLPETYLLACLIDFFTNSPQFSREKTGVKEGELTMSFKSIFQDVRNAVDWIHIQGDLKSKTIENLDEYVKKDERLPMFLTRIRESGAKVFLLTNSDYNFTNKIMTYLFDFPHGARPHEPHRDWKTYFDTIVVDANKPLFFGEGTILRQVNTKTGALKLGTHKGPLHTGEVYSGGSCDVFTEMIGAKGKDVLYIGDHIFGDILKSKKIRGWRTFLIVPELVQELHVWTDKCQLFAELQNLDVMLGEMYKNLDSSTNEKPDISKLRASIRDVTHKMDLAYGMMGSLFRSGSRQTFFSSQVVRYADLYAATFLNLIYYPFSYMFRAPAMLMPHESTVAHEQRFVMETPMISRSRTFKLNDEDEEQNAIMAKSFETEINPIPHARPETPRNVTHTHDEDCSDEDSDSQKQNPSRSSKKIDSNS
- the LOC123266308 gene encoding cytosolic purine 5'-nucleotidase isoform X2; the protein is MKGSTFVIRGITKFRVLPWCSYVPEAKNNHQRRTTQYTAPRTYSSVAVIDEKSEHTPTANSKRPYIRPSIIRQLIMDLENCNSRDDDGSSHHEDPSGHKKWYRQASQRIFVNRSLHLENIKFYGFDMDYTLAEYKSPQYEQLGFDLLKERLISLGYPQEIRAFEYDPSFPVRGLWFDTQYGNLLKVDAYGNILVCVHGFEFLKHSQVYELYPNKFLQLDESRVYVLNTLFNLPETYLLACLIDFFTNSPQFSREKTGVKEGELTMSFKSIFQDVRNAVDWIHIQGDLKSKTIENLDEYVKKDERLPMFLTRIRESGAKVFLLTNSDYNFTNKIMTYLFDFPHGARPHEPHRDWKTYFDTIVVDANKPLFFGEGTILRQVNTKTGALKLGTHKGPLHTGEVYSGGSCDVFTEMIGAKGKDVLYIGDHIFGDILKSKKIRGWRTFLIVPELVQELHVWTDKCQLFAELQNLDVMLGEMYKNLDSSTNEKPDISKLRASIRDVTHKMDLAYGMMGSLFRSGSRQTFFSSQVVRYADLYAATFLNLIYYPFSYMFRAPAMLMPHESTVAHEQRFVMETPMISRSRTFKLNDEDEEQNAIMASFETEINPIPHARPETPRNVTHTHDEDCSDEDSDSQKQNPSRSSKKIDSNS
- the LOC123266308 gene encoding cytosolic purine 5'-nucleotidase isoform X4, whose product is MDLENCNSRDDDGSSHHEDPSGHKKWYRQASQRIFVNRSLHLENIKFYGFDMDYTLAEYKSPQYEQLGFDLLKERLISLGYPQEIRAFEYDPSFPVRGLWFDTQYGNLLKVDAYGNILVCVHGFEFLKHSQVYELYPNKFLQLDESRVYVLNTLFNLPETYLLACLIDFFTNSPQFSREKTGVKEGELTMSFKSIFQDVRNAVDWIHIQGDLKSKTIENLDEYVKKDERLPMFLTRIRESGAKVFLLTNSDYNFTNKIMTYLFDFPHGARPHEPHRDWKTYFDTIVVDANKPLFFGEGTILRQVNTKTGALKLGTHKGPLHTGEVYSGGSCDVFTEMIGAKGKDVLYIGDHIFGDILKSKKIRGWRTFLIVPELVQELHVWTDKCQLFAELQNLDVMLGEMYKNLDSSTNEKPDISKLRASIRDVTHKMDLAYGMMGSLFRSGSRQTFFSSQVVRYADLYAATFLNLIYYPFSYMFRAPAMLMPHESTVAHEQRFVMETPMISRSRTFKLNDEDEEQNAIMAKSFETEINPIPHARPETPRNVTHTHDEDCSDEDSDSQKQNPSRSSKKIDSNS